In Candidatus Methylomirabilota bacterium, a genomic segment contains:
- a CDS encoding 3-phenylpropionate/cinnamic acid dioxygenase subunit beta — protein sequence MNAPVSPELARFLLKQEVEEFLYREAELLDERRYEEWLALFTEDARYWMPMRRNVPAGEGGREFTREGTDVNWFDEGKATLGRRVGQLRTGVHWAEEPPSRICHMIANVQILSAQPAGPSPTEVGVKSRFLIYRNRVETETDVLVGKREDLLRRVDGRWQIARRKIILDQSVLLTKNLTFFF from the coding sequence GTGAACGCCCCCGTCAGCCCGGAGCTCGCCCGGTTCCTCCTCAAGCAGGAGGTCGAGGAGTTCCTGTATCGGGAAGCCGAGCTCCTGGACGAGCGCCGGTACGAGGAGTGGCTCGCCCTCTTCACCGAGGACGCGCGGTACTGGATGCCGATGCGCCGCAACGTCCCCGCCGGCGAGGGCGGCCGGGAGTTCACGCGGGAGGGGACGGACGTCAACTGGTTCGACGAGGGCAAGGCGACGCTGGGCCGCCGGGTCGGCCAGCTCCGCACCGGCGTGCACTGGGCGGAGGAGCCACCCTCCCGGATCTGTCACATGATCGCCAACGTCCAGATCCTGTCGGCGCAACCGGCGGGCCCGTCGCCGACCGAAGTCGGCGTCAAGAGCCGGTTCCTGATCTATCGCAACCGCGTGGAGACCGAGACCGATGTGCTCGTCGGCAAGCGGGAGGATCTGCTGCGGCGGGTGGACGGCCGCTGGCAGATCGCCCGACGCAAGATCATCCTCGACCAGAGCGTGCTGCTGACGAAGAATCTCACCTTTTTCTTCTGA
- a CDS encoding NAD(P)-dependent oxidoreductase: protein MRIGFIGLGNMGGPMALNLMKAGHSLVVHDVRQEAAKPHLERGAKWASSPRAAAEGVELVLTSLPGPPEVEAVAVGADGIVHGASRDTIYADLSTGSPAVIRKLHGVFQERDIHMLDAPVSGGVIGAQRATLQVMVGGDEALFEKIKPVLQAIGNSVSYMGGIGCGTIAKLVHNMISMASRMVIAEGFTLGVKAGVRPEALLQAVKGGSFGQGLALSHMLPDVVFKGDFDTVRFALKLARKDLGLATELARQYNVPMPMASLAEQTMVEAMVRGMADKDSTAPFMLQEERAGVKVRTR, encoded by the coding sequence ATGCGCATCGGATTCATCGGGTTGGGAAACATGGGCGGGCCGATGGCCTTGAACCTCATGAAGGCCGGCCATTCGCTGGTAGTGCACGACGTCCGGCAGGAGGCGGCCAAGCCGCATCTCGAGCGCGGGGCCAAGTGGGCGTCGAGCCCCCGGGCCGCCGCCGAGGGTGTCGAGCTGGTCCTGACCTCGCTGCCCGGGCCGCCCGAGGTGGAGGCCGTCGCCGTTGGCGCCGACGGGATCGTCCACGGCGCCAGTCGGGACACGATCTACGCCGACCTCTCGACCGGCTCGCCGGCGGTCATCCGCAAGCTGCACGGCGTCTTCCAGGAGCGGGATATTCACATGCTGGACGCGCCGGTCAGCGGCGGCGTGATCGGCGCCCAGCGGGCGACGCTTCAAGTGATGGTCGGAGGCGACGAGGCGCTGTTCGAGAAGATCAAGCCCGTGCTCCAGGCGATCGGCAACAGCGTCAGCTACATGGGCGGGATCGGTTGCGGCACGATCGCCAAGCTGGTCCACAACATGATCAGCATGGCCAGCCGCATGGTCATCGCCGAAGGGTTCACGCTGGGCGTCAAGGCGGGGGTGCGGCCGGAGGCGCTGCTGCAGGCGGTCAAGGGGGGCTCGTTCGGTCAGGGCCTGGCCCTCAGCCACATGCTGCCGGACGTCGTGTTCAAGGGCGACTTCGACACGGTCCGCTTCGCGCTCAAGCTGGCCCGCAAGGATCTGGGCCTGGCCACCGAGCTGGCCCGCCAGTACAACGTGCCCATGCCCATGGCGTCGCTGGCCGAGCAGACCATGGTGGAGGCGATGGTGCGCGGCATGGCGGACAAGGACTCCACGGCGCCCTTCATGCTGCAGGAGGAGCGGGCGGGGGTGAAGGTCCGAACGCGTTAG
- a CDS encoding xanthine dehydrogenase family protein molybdopterin-binding subunit: MTGRSDLPAARSVTAPTGTPAGYNPGMSIGQPLRRKEDGRLLRGQGRFTDDFSLPGQAYAAMVRSPHPHARIVTIDAESARTMPGVLAVFTGADVLADGLGAIPHNPVPSNRYDLKLRAPNGGSIFFGPHVLLPADRARHVGEAVAMVVAETRAQAADAAEAVRVTWEPLPFVVDTAEAAEGRAPAVWDEVPTNVCVDCAFGSDEAAVDAAFARAAHVVAREFHVGRVTGAPIEPRAALGAYDPTTGRYVLYAGSGGAVRQRREIAEVLGLPPERLRVVSLDVGGNFGTKNRVYVESGLVLWAARKLGRPVKYTATRAETLVSDYQGRDLVTRVKLALDADGRFLAFSADNVSNVGARAVSFSPLGKGSALVTGNYDIPVARVRSRAVFTHTVPTQAYRSSGRPEVTYAIERLIDLAAAQTGIDRIELRRRNLIDAGRMPYTNPFGMVYDSGRYAENMALAMRLADWDGFAKRRAEAEARGQLLGRGLANYVESSVGTPREQARLTARPEGVVDVVIGTQSAGQGHETSFAQVAAERLELDVAAIRIVLGDTDVVRAGGGTHSGRSMRMAGTVIALAAEDLIAEGKREAAQAMEAAEADVRYARGRFTVAGTDRGIGLFELPDGLTVTRDNEMHEPVFPNGCHVCEVEVDPETGAVRLARYAAVDDVGRAVNPMIVEGQTHGGIVQGLGQALGEACVVDPATGQTLTGSLMDYALPRAGDLPSFPTLLNEVPSPTNPLGVKAGGEGGTTPAPAVVASAIADALAPLGVAHIPMPASSAAIWAAIRRARAIPPDGPRLRRA, encoded by the coding sequence GTGACCGGACGGTCCGACCTGCCGGCGGCGCGCTCGGTGACCGCCCCGACAGGAACGCCGGCCGGCTACAATCCGGGCATGAGCATCGGCCAGCCGCTCAGGCGCAAGGAGGACGGCCGCCTGCTGCGCGGGCAGGGGCGGTTCACCGACGACTTCTCGCTTCCCGGGCAGGCGTACGCGGCGATGGTGCGCTCGCCGCACCCGCACGCCCGCATCGTGACCATTGATGCCGAGAGCGCCCGCACGATGCCGGGCGTGCTCGCGGTCTTCACGGGCGCCGACGTCCTCGCCGACGGCCTGGGCGCGATCCCCCACAACCCGGTGCCGTCCAACCGCTACGATCTCAAGCTCCGCGCTCCGAACGGCGGATCGATCTTCTTCGGCCCGCACGTGCTGCTGCCCGCCGACCGGGCTCGCCACGTGGGCGAGGCGGTCGCGATGGTCGTGGCCGAGACGAGAGCCCAGGCGGCGGACGCGGCCGAGGCCGTGCGCGTGACGTGGGAGCCGCTGCCGTTCGTCGTCGACACGGCGGAAGCGGCCGAGGGCCGGGCGCCGGCGGTGTGGGACGAAGTGCCCACCAACGTCTGCGTGGATTGCGCCTTCGGCAGCGACGAGGCGGCGGTGGACGCCGCCTTCGCCCGCGCGGCTCACGTGGTGGCCCGGGAGTTCCACGTGGGCCGCGTGACCGGCGCGCCGATCGAGCCGCGCGCCGCCCTGGGAGCGTACGATCCGACCACTGGCCGCTACGTTCTCTACGCGGGGAGCGGCGGCGCGGTCCGCCAGCGCCGCGAGATCGCCGAGGTACTCGGCCTGCCGCCTGAACGGCTGCGCGTCGTCTCGCTCGACGTCGGCGGCAACTTCGGGACGAAGAACCGCGTCTATGTCGAGTCGGGCCTGGTGCTCTGGGCGGCACGCAAGCTCGGGCGCCCGGTCAAGTACACGGCCACCCGGGCCGAGACCCTGGTGAGCGACTACCAGGGCCGTGATCTGGTGACCCGCGTGAAGCTGGCGCTCGACGCCGACGGCCGCTTCCTCGCCTTCAGCGCCGACAACGTCTCCAACGTGGGCGCCCGCGCCGTGTCGTTCTCGCCGCTTGGCAAGGGCTCCGCGCTGGTGACCGGCAACTACGACATCCCGGTGGCGCGGGTGCGCTCGCGCGCCGTGTTCACGCACACGGTGCCGACGCAAGCCTATCGCTCCTCCGGCCGACCGGAGGTGACCTACGCCATCGAGCGGCTGATCGACCTGGCCGCCGCGCAGACCGGCATCGACCGCATCGAGCTACGCCGACGCAATCTGATCGACGCCGGCCGGATGCCGTACACCAACCCCTTCGGTATGGTTTACGACAGCGGGCGCTACGCCGAGAACATGGCGCTGGCCATGCGCCTGGCCGACTGGGACGGCTTCGCCAAGCGCCGGGCCGAGGCCGAGGCGCGGGGTCAGTTGCTGGGCCGGGGGCTCGCCAACTACGTCGAGTCGTCCGTGGGCACGCCGCGCGAGCAGGCCCGGCTGACGGCGCGCCCCGAGGGCGTCGTGGACGTCGTCATCGGCACGCAGTCGGCGGGGCAGGGGCATGAGACGAGCTTCGCCCAGGTCGCCGCCGAGCGCCTGGAGCTCGACGTCGCGGCGATCCGCATCGTGCTGGGGGATACCGATGTGGTCCGCGCCGGGGGCGGGACCCATTCGGGCCGGTCCATGCGCATGGCGGGCACGGTGATCGCGCTGGCCGCCGAGGACTTGATTGCCGAGGGCAAGCGCGAGGCGGCCCAGGCCATGGAGGCCGCCGAGGCCGACGTGCGCTACGCGCGCGGGCGCTTCACCGTCGCCGGCACCGACCGCGGCATCGGCCTGTTCGAGCTGCCGGATGGGCTCACGGTGACGCGCGACAACGAGATGCACGAGCCCGTCTTCCCGAACGGTTGCCACGTGTGCGAGGTGGAGGTCGATCCGGAAACCGGCGCCGTCCGCCTGGCGCGCTATGCTGCGGTCGACGACGTGGGCCGAGCCGTCAACCCCATGATCGTCGAGGGCCAGACCCACGGGGGCATCGTGCAGGGGCTCGGCCAGGCGCTGGGTGAGGCCTGCGTGGTCGACCCCGCTACCGGCCAGACCCTCACCGGCTCGCTGATGGACTACGCGCTGCCCCGCGCCGGCGACCTGCCCTCGTTCCCGACCCTGCTGAACGAGGTGCCGTCGCCGACGAATCCCCTGGGCGTGAAGGCTGGCGGCGAGGGCGGCACGACGCCGGCGCCGGCGGTCGTGGCCAGCGCCATCGCCGATGCGCTGGCGCCGCTCGGCGTCGCGCACATCCCGATGCCAGCCTCGTCAGCGGCGATCTGGGCGGCGATACGCCGGGCCCGGGCGATTCCGCCGGACGGTCCGCGGCTCAGAAGGGCCTGA
- a CDS encoding DUF1080 domain-containing protein, with protein sequence MNGLAFRAVVVAVLVAALSGCAMRGGEPGWITFVDGTKGLDNFNRVGEANWMGTDGAIQATQGGKTPAYLVSKNSYGDFMMRVEFWASDDANSGIFMRCQNPEKITDESCYEANIFDQRPDPTYATGAIVKVAPVAEPRPKAGGKWNTYEITMRGPHLVVVLNGKKTVDIRDSKFTSGPFALQWGRGTVKFRKVELRPF encoded by the coding sequence ATGAACGGATTGGCGTTCCGCGCTGTTGTCGTTGCGGTTCTCGTCGCCGCGCTCAGTGGCTGCGCTATGCGCGGCGGCGAGCCCGGCTGGATCACGTTCGTGGATGGCACCAAGGGGCTCGACAACTTCAACCGTGTCGGCGAAGCGAACTGGATGGGCACCGACGGCGCGATCCAGGCCACTCAGGGCGGCAAGACGCCCGCCTACCTGGTCTCAAAAAACTCGTACGGGGACTTCATGATGCGCGTGGAGTTCTGGGCCAGCGACGACGCCAACAGCGGCATCTTCATGCGCTGCCAGAATCCGGAAAAGATCACCGACGAGAGCTGCTACGAGGCCAACATCTTCGACCAGCGCCCGGACCCGACGTACGCCACCGGCGCCATCGTGAAGGTGGCTCCTGTCGCCGAACCCAGGCCGAAGGCGGGCGGCAAGTGGAACACGTACGAGATCACCATGCGCGGCCCGCATCTCGTGGTGGTCTTGAACGGGAAGAAGACCGTCGACATCCGGGACTCCAAGTTCACCAGCGGCCCGTTCGCGCTTCAGTGGGGTCGCGGCACCGTGAAGTTCCGCAAGGTCGAGCTCAGGCCCTTCTGA
- a CDS encoding aromatic ring-hydroxylating dioxygenase subunit alpha: MLDGLVDVERGIVSREIFVSEELYRQELERVFARAWLFVGHESQVRQPGDFFVSSMGEESVIVCRDGAGRVRVFLNSCRHRGMKVCRYDEGHTVEFTCPYHGWSYGTDGALVGVPFAKDAYGPRLDRTRWGLVEVAQMTNYKGALWATWDPEAPAFLDYLGGYKLYLDLLLDAWDGREGGTEVIGGVHKWLIPCNWKFPAENFSGDRYHNVSHRSVDLVGIGPSGKGRRDMQERNQARWLDVSFPDLGHSMIVFLRPPDAPIAPAYQDAPDVAEYFRRCEEERQRRRGAQARLFGGPGTIFPNTSPLARQPRTLAVWHPRGPHQTEVWRWYLVDADAPAEVKDFLRQYYIRYSGPAGLTEQDDMENWNYAHGASRGTIARRYAYNYEMGLGRATARFEDHGLALPGVIADVTEANASEHNQRGFYGRWRQLMEAASWKELAAP; this comes from the coding sequence ATGCTCGACGGCCTGGTCGACGTGGAGCGAGGGATCGTCAGCCGGGAGATCTTCGTGAGCGAGGAGCTCTACCGGCAGGAGCTGGAGCGGGTCTTCGCGCGGGCCTGGCTCTTCGTCGGCCACGAGAGCCAGGTCCGGCAGCCCGGAGACTTCTTCGTCTCGTCCATGGGCGAGGAGTCGGTCATCGTCTGCCGCGACGGTGCCGGCCGCGTCCGCGTGTTCCTCAACTCCTGCCGGCATCGGGGCATGAAGGTGTGCCGCTACGACGAAGGCCACACGGTCGAGTTCACCTGCCCCTACCACGGCTGGAGCTACGGGACCGACGGTGCGCTGGTCGGGGTGCCCTTCGCGAAGGACGCCTACGGGCCTCGGCTCGATCGGACCAGGTGGGGACTGGTCGAGGTCGCGCAGATGACGAACTACAAAGGCGCCCTCTGGGCGACCTGGGACCCCGAGGCCCCGGCCTTTCTCGACTACCTCGGCGGGTACAAGCTCTACCTCGACCTGCTGCTCGACGCCTGGGACGGCCGCGAGGGCGGCACCGAGGTGATCGGCGGTGTCCACAAGTGGCTCATTCCCTGTAACTGGAAGTTTCCCGCCGAGAACTTCTCGGGCGACCGCTATCACAACGTGAGCCACCGCTCGGTCGACCTGGTCGGCATCGGGCCCAGCGGCAAGGGCCGCCGGGACATGCAGGAACGGAATCAGGCGCGCTGGCTCGACGTCTCGTTTCCCGACCTCGGCCACTCGATGATCGTCTTCCTCCGGCCGCCCGATGCGCCGATCGCGCCGGCCTATCAGGACGCGCCGGACGTGGCCGAGTACTTCCGGCGCTGCGAGGAGGAGCGCCAGCGCCGGCGCGGGGCCCAGGCCCGCCTCTTCGGCGGCCCGGGCACCATCTTCCCCAACACGTCGCCTCTGGCCCGCCAGCCGCGCACGCTCGCCGTGTGGCATCCGCGGGGACCGCACCAGACGGAGGTGTGGCGCTGGTATCTCGTCGACGCCGACGCGCCGGCCGAGGTCAAGGACTTCCTGCGCCAGTACTACATCCGCTACTCGGGGCCGGCGGGGTTGACCGAGCAGGACGACATGGAAAACTGGAACTACGCCCACGGGGCCAGCCGGGGGACGATCGCCCGGCGCTACGCCTACAACTACGAGATGGGCCTGGGCCGGGCAACGGCGCGTTTCGAGGACCACGGCCTGGCGCTGCCCGGCGTCATCGCCGACGTGACGGAAGCCAACGCCAGCGAGCACAATCAGCGCGGCTTCTACGGGCGCTGGCGCCAGCTCATGGAGGCGGCGAGCTGGAAGGAGCTGGCCGCGCCGTGA
- a CDS encoding amidohydrolase family protein, whose translation MAKQGFRVIDSDLHVIEPRSLWEDYLDPKFRGRIVTVPGDYGAVRAHVDGKVLPPYADRPERQRAWSFRYRRPGAERLHRGTLPKEALEAMDIEGIDIGILFRTWATQAINIDGLEPAFAAAMSRAWNRWIADFCQESPERLKPSALVPLQDIDLAVAEARFGVRELGAITLVLPSHLVNNRPIYDRYYDPLWAAAQEMDVAVSFHGNHAVYAEHLAKRYLDNLVLSHACGQPVEMMLTLGAVVTGGVLSRFPRLRMAFLEGNCGWLPWWLWALDERWEAWGDQERFQQDAKPSELFHRQCFISAEPEEELVKYVVAELGDDTLVLSTDWPHDDSRFPHAIDGFLADVPIPADSKRKILWDNCARLYKLGGN comes from the coding sequence ATGGCCAAGCAAGGGTTCCGCGTCATCGACAGCGATCTCCACGTGATCGAGCCCCGCAGTCTCTGGGAGGATTATCTCGATCCCAAGTTCCGGGGCCGGATCGTCACCGTTCCGGGCGACTACGGCGCGGTGCGCGCCCATGTGGACGGCAAGGTCCTGCCGCCCTACGCCGACCGGCCGGAGCGACAGCGCGCGTGGTCGTTCCGTTATCGCCGCCCGGGCGCCGAGCGCCTGCATCGGGGCACGCTGCCCAAAGAGGCGCTCGAGGCCATGGACATCGAGGGCATCGACATCGGCATTCTCTTCCGGACGTGGGCGACCCAGGCGATCAACATCGACGGCCTGGAGCCGGCGTTCGCGGCGGCCATGAGCCGGGCCTGGAACCGCTGGATCGCCGACTTCTGCCAGGAGAGCCCGGAGCGTCTCAAGCCTTCGGCCCTGGTGCCCCTTCAGGATATCGACCTGGCGGTGGCCGAGGCCCGCTTCGGCGTGCGCGAGCTGGGCGCCATCACCCTGGTGCTGCCCTCCCACCTCGTCAACAACCGTCCCATCTACGACCGCTACTACGACCCCCTGTGGGCGGCGGCCCAGGAGATGGACGTCGCGGTGTCCTTTCACGGCAACCACGCGGTGTACGCCGAGCACCTGGCCAAGCGCTACCTGGACAACCTCGTCCTCAGCCACGCCTGCGGCCAGCCCGTGGAGATGATGCTCACGCTGGGGGCTGTGGTGACGGGCGGCGTCCTCTCCCGCTTCCCCCGGCTGCGGATGGCCTTCCTGGAGGGCAACTGTGGCTGGCTGCCCTGGTGGCTGTGGGCCCTGGACGAGCGCTGGGAGGCCTGGGGCGATCAGGAGCGGTTCCAGCAGGACGCCAAGCCCTCGGAGCTCTTCCACCGCCAGTGCTTCATCTCGGCCGAGCCCGAGGAAGAGCTGGTCAAGTATGTGGTGGCCGAGCTGGGCGACGACACTCTTGTGCTGTCCACCGACTGGCCCCACGACGACTCGCGGTTCCCGCACGCCATCGACGGTTTCCTGGCCGACGTCCCGATCCCGGCCGACAGCAAGCGGAAGATCCTCTGGGACAACTGCGCCCGCCTGTACAAGCTCGGGGGGAACTGA
- a CDS encoding methyltransferase domain-containing protein — MDISPEMLRLAQRRMDAAVLTKVSLRQGRAESLPLEDRAVDVVLASLSLMYVLDRAAAARELARVLRPQGRLVAAVWAGPESCDIVLFQQTAGRLGGPPPVPGVGPGALDDPSPFLQQLADAGIEARVERETLGFDFETFAAAWDVLAGVTTADLPPERQQEAKAEVMATMYPQGDGPRHFRNVIQFILGRVV; from the coding sequence GTGGACATCAGCCCGGAGATGCTGCGGCTGGCCCAGCGGCGGATGGACGCGGCCGTCCTGACCAAGGTCAGCCTCCGCCAGGGACGCGCCGAGAGCTTGCCGCTCGAGGATCGAGCCGTCGACGTGGTGCTCGCCTCGCTTAGCCTCATGTACGTGCTCGATCGCGCCGCGGCGGCGCGTGAGCTGGCGCGGGTGCTGCGGCCGCAGGGGCGGCTGGTCGCCGCCGTCTGGGCGGGACCAGAGAGCTGCGACATCGTGCTGTTTCAACAGACGGCGGGGCGCCTGGGCGGCCCTCCGCCCGTGCCCGGGGTTGGGCCAGGAGCCCTGGACGACCCCAGCCCCTTCCTGCAGCAGCTTGCCGATGCTGGCATCGAGGCCCGCGTCGAACGCGAAACGCTCGGCTTCGACTTCGAGACCTTCGCGGCGGCGTGGGACGTCCTGGCCGGGGTCACGACAGCTGACCTTCCGCCCGAACGCCAGCAGGAAGCAAAGGCGGAAGTCATGGCCACGATGTATCCCCAGGGCGACGGACCACGCCACTTCCGGAATGTCATTCAGTTCATCCTGGGCCGCGTCGTGTGA
- a CDS encoding type II toxin-antitoxin system VapC family toxin has protein sequence MRFWDTSALVPLVVVERQTPRVRRWMAEDDDVVVWTLARVELLSALARRRREAGAAPAALVAARRAILEVWERWSEVSALDLVRRQAERIVESHPLRAADALQIGAALVAAGDDPESLTFVTLDANQAEAAGREGLLVLGP, from the coding sequence GTGAGGTTCTGGGACACCTCGGCGCTCGTTCCGCTGGTCGTGGTCGAGCGACAAACACCACGTGTGCGCCGCTGGATGGCTGAGGACGACGACGTCGTCGTCTGGACGTTGGCGCGTGTCGAGCTGCTTTCCGCGCTCGCGCGCCGGCGACGAGAGGCCGGGGCCGCACCGGCGGCTCTCGTGGCGGCCCGGCGGGCGATCCTCGAGGTGTGGGAGCGATGGTCGGAGGTGAGCGCCCTCGACCTCGTGCGCCGCCAGGCTGAGCGCATCGTCGAGAGCCATCCCCTGCGGGCGGCGGATGCGCTCCAGATCGGAGCGGCTCTGGTGGCGGCGGGCGACGACCCGGAGTCACTGACCTTCGTGACGCTCGACGCCAATCAGGCCGAAGCCGCTGGCCGAGAAGGTTTGCTGGTCCTCGGTCCCTAA
- a CDS encoding amidohydrolase family protein produces the protein MAYDLVIKNGMVVDGTGFSRYRADVAVKDGRIAEIGKVSGVAETTLHADGLFVAPGVIDLHTHYDAQPYWDRLCTSSIWHGVTSVLMGNCGLTLAPLRPEHRDAMLATFCCVEDIPVRSLASVLRWEWESFDEYLRAIDVGLGLNLMPLVGHNPLRLSAMGQAAWDRAATPDEVAEMQRLLQASLQAGAWGWSTTVSPTHAGPKGEPVPTRLADDAERLALGRTLGEFNRGIIEILPPGAGKPGESDRAHLREVAVTSGRRVFFLTFDADARGFVEDATREGAQLTALLRAIPFNPKFTLKKSTFFSNLDGWDVVMAKPFEERLAALADPARRPALREQAMQRQRRRPGVPGRFVPWASIIVKTVARAEHRPLEGRRLVEIAETEGKHVADVMLDLAVAERLETEFQLVTRSAEQERELAEFVKTGHALPSQTDAGAHLNTNPCTAGESSYVLGEWVRERQYLTLEEAVRRFTFQPARIMGLRDRGWVAEGMVADLMVFDLARIGVMDDEITHDGPNGTPRRVQGAHGVDYVIVGGQLVLDHGKHTGALPGRVLRAS, from the coding sequence ATGGCCTACGACCTGGTCATCAAGAACGGGATGGTGGTCGACGGCACGGGCTTCTCCCGCTACCGCGCGGACGTGGCGGTGAAGGATGGCCGCATCGCGGAGATCGGCAAGGTCAGCGGCGTGGCCGAGACCACGCTCCACGCCGACGGGCTGTTCGTGGCGCCCGGCGTGATCGACCTGCACACCCACTACGACGCGCAGCCCTACTGGGACCGCCTGTGCACCTCGTCCATCTGGCACGGCGTCACCTCGGTCCTCATGGGCAACTGCGGGCTCACGCTGGCCCCCCTCCGCCCCGAGCACCGCGACGCCATGCTGGCGACCTTCTGCTGTGTCGAGGACATTCCCGTACGGTCGCTGGCCAGCGTGCTCCGCTGGGAGTGGGAGAGCTTCGACGAGTACCTGCGCGCCATCGACGTGGGGCTGGGGCTCAACCTGATGCCGCTGGTCGGCCACAACCCCCTGCGGCTGAGCGCGATGGGCCAGGCCGCCTGGGACCGCGCGGCCACGCCGGACGAGGTCGCCGAGATGCAGCGCCTGCTGCAGGCCTCGCTGCAGGCCGGCGCCTGGGGGTGGAGCACCACGGTGTCGCCCACCCACGCCGGGCCCAAGGGCGAGCCCGTGCCCACGCGGCTCGCCGACGACGCCGAGCGCCTGGCGCTGGGACGGACCCTGGGCGAGTTCAACCGGGGCATCATCGAGATCCTGCCGCCGGGGGCCGGCAAGCCCGGCGAGAGCGACCGCGCGCACCTGCGCGAGGTAGCGGTGACGAGCGGCCGGCGGGTCTTCTTCCTGACCTTCGACGCCGACGCGCGGGGCTTCGTGGAAGACGCCACCCGGGAAGGCGCCCAGCTCACGGCGCTGCTGCGCGCCATCCCCTTCAATCCGAAGTTCACGCTGAAGAAGAGCACGTTCTTCAGCAACCTCGACGGCTGGGACGTGGTCATGGCCAAGCCGTTCGAGGAGCGGCTGGCCGCGCTGGCCGATCCCGCCCGCCGGCCCGCGCTGCGTGAGCAGGCCATGCAGCGCCAGCGGCGGCGGCCGGGGGTGCCGGGCCGGTTCGTACCCTGGGCGTCCATCATCGTCAAGACGGTGGCCCGGGCCGAGCACCGCCCGCTGGAAGGCCGGCGGCTCGTGGAGATCGCCGAGACCGAGGGCAAGCACGTGGCCGACGTCATGCTGGATCTCGCCGTCGCCGAGCGACTGGAGACGGAGTTCCAGCTGGTGACGCGGTCCGCCGAGCAGGAGCGCGAGCTGGCCGAGTTCGTCAAGACGGGCCACGCCCTGCCGTCGCAGACCGACGCCGGCGCCCATCTGAACACCAACCCCTGCACGGCGGGGGAGTCGAGCTACGTGCTCGGGGAATGGGTCCGAGAGCGGCAATATCTAACGCTGGAGGAGGCGGTGCGACGCTTCACGTTCCAGCCGGCGCGCATCATGGGCCTTCGCGACCGTGGCTGGGTGGCCGAGGGGATGGTCGCCGACCTCATGGTGTTCGATCTGGCCCGGATCGGCGTGATGGACGACGAGATCACGCACGACGGCCCCAACGGCACGCCGCGGCGCGTGCAGGGCGCCCACGGCGTGGACTACGTCATCGTCGGAGGCCAGCTGGTGCTGGACCACGGCAAGCACACGGGGGCGCTGCCCGGGCGGGTGCTCAGGGCTTCTTGA